A region from the Clavibacter sp. A6099 genome encodes:
- a CDS encoding BglG family transcription antiterminator produces the protein MLSENHERLLDYLSAADRWVEAGELADRLGVTTRSVRTYVQAVRERSTVAIASSPDGYRIDAGSYARHLGTRPTGDQQGTPRDRLHALVRRLGDAPDGLDVFALAGELHVSDSTVEADLRKVRALVEDAGLALRRTGSTVVLEGSERDFRRLLSRMFRDESAQGFLPLETVQREFASDSLRAFKTDLVRELTEGGFFVNEYGVDNVLLHVAIAVDRLARAPRRTDADADLDPADDGAPGAAHPTADDASTAAPSADPTALAIRAVLARLLAAHFDVPVPAGDVAYLALLVRTRVVTPGNEQSLATVMREHVVESDLDVVRAIVRRVKQEYLVDLEDEDFTVRFSLHLGNLVARAADRSFSRNPLARSIKTSYPMTYEIAVFIASEVQRRRGIAINDDEIAYIALHVGSHRERVARRDDRVACALVCPNYYDLHQIMRQRIEQALGADISVDAVVTRTDVDADALGVQLVIDATGTRPPADDVVVVQPLPTPDDIESIRRAVARVRRHARRSSMKHDLLRFLDESLFFRDLHAPDEEAMIRLLGGRMVEQGIIEPEYIDGAIERERLSSTAFTDTLAVPHSLAMTAHRTAIAIVVNDEAMQWGGNRVHVVALVAFSASGRTSFQHVFDQFVEVFSDHRDVQAIMRASGSHGSFIEELVHVMDT, from the coding sequence ATGCTGAGCGAGAACCACGAGAGGCTGCTGGACTACCTGTCCGCGGCCGACCGCTGGGTCGAGGCCGGCGAGCTCGCGGACCGCCTCGGGGTCACCACGCGCAGCGTCCGCACCTACGTCCAGGCGGTGCGGGAGCGCTCGACCGTCGCCATCGCCTCCTCCCCCGACGGCTACCGGATCGACGCGGGCAGCTACGCCCGCCACCTCGGGACGCGCCCGACCGGCGACCAGCAGGGCACCCCGCGCGACCGCCTGCACGCGCTCGTCCGCCGCCTCGGCGACGCGCCCGACGGCCTCGACGTCTTCGCGCTCGCGGGCGAGCTGCACGTGAGCGACTCCACCGTCGAGGCGGACCTCCGCAAGGTGCGCGCGCTCGTCGAGGACGCCGGTCTCGCCCTCCGCCGCACGGGATCCACCGTCGTGCTCGAGGGCTCGGAGCGCGACTTCCGCCGGCTGCTGTCGCGCATGTTCCGCGACGAGAGCGCGCAGGGCTTCCTGCCGCTCGAGACCGTGCAGCGGGAGTTCGCGTCCGACTCGCTGCGCGCCTTCAAGACGGATCTCGTCCGCGAGCTCACGGAGGGCGGCTTCTTCGTGAACGAGTACGGCGTCGACAACGTGCTGCTGCACGTGGCGATCGCGGTCGACCGGCTGGCCCGGGCACCGCGGCGGACGGACGCGGACGCGGACCTGGACCCCGCGGACGACGGCGCGCCGGGTGCCGCGCACCCGACGGCCGATGACGCGTCGACGGCGGCCCCCTCCGCCGACCCGACGGCCCTCGCGATCCGCGCCGTGCTCGCCCGCCTCCTCGCCGCCCACTTCGACGTGCCGGTGCCGGCGGGCGACGTCGCCTACCTCGCGCTCCTCGTCCGCACGCGCGTCGTGACCCCAGGCAACGAGCAGTCGCTCGCCACCGTGATGCGCGAGCACGTCGTCGAGAGCGACCTGGACGTGGTGCGCGCCATCGTCCGCCGCGTGAAGCAGGAGTACCTGGTGGACCTCGAGGACGAGGACTTCACGGTCCGCTTCTCGCTGCACCTCGGGAACCTGGTGGCGCGCGCCGCCGACCGCTCCTTCTCCCGCAACCCGCTCGCCCGATCCATCAAGACCTCCTACCCGATGACCTACGAGATCGCGGTGTTCATCGCGAGCGAGGTGCAGCGGCGGCGCGGGATCGCGATCAACGACGACGAGATCGCGTACATCGCCCTGCACGTCGGATCCCACCGGGAGCGCGTGGCCCGACGCGACGACCGGGTCGCGTGCGCGCTCGTCTGCCCGAACTACTACGACCTGCACCAGATCATGCGCCAGCGCATCGAGCAGGCCCTCGGCGCGGACATCAGCGTGGACGCCGTCGTGACGCGCACCGACGTCGACGCAGATGCCCTGGGGGTCCAGCTCGTGATCGACGCCACCGGCACGCGTCCGCCCGCCGACGACGTCGTGGTGGTCCAGCCGCTGCCGACGCCCGACGACATCGAGTCGATCCGCCGGGCCGTCGCGCGGGTCCGCCGCCACGCGCGCCGCAGCTCCATGAAGCACGACCTGCTGCGCTTCCTCGACGAGTCGCTCTTCTTCCGCGACCTGCACGCGCCCGACGAGGAGGCGATGATCCGGCTGCTCGGCGGCAGGATGGTCGAGCAGGGCATCATCGAGCCCGAGTACATCGACGGGGCCATCGAGCGCGAGCGCCTGTCGTCGACGGCGTTCACCGACACGCTCGCCGTGCCCCACTCGCTCGCCATGACGGCGCACCGCACGGCCATCGCCATCGTGGTCAACGACGAGGCGATGCAGTGGGGCGGCAACCGCGTGCACGTGGTCGCGCTCGTCGCCTTCAGCGCGAGCGGCCGCACGAGCTTCCAGCACGTGTTCGACCAGTTCGTCGAGGTCTTCTCCGACCACCGCGACGTGCAGGCGATCATGCGGGCGTCGGGATCGCACGGCTCCTTCATCGAGGAGCTCGTCCACGTCATGGACACCTGA
- the map gene encoding type I methionyl aminopeptidase — MGALRRTPGIYKTPDEIRRMVAPGLATAASLDAVRGLIAPGVTTGELDAAADAAIRALGGHSNFQLVPGYRHTVCVSVNDEVVHGIPGDRVLQPGDIVSVDSGAEIDGWNGDSAMTVVVPDPARPDVVEARERLSRVTEDSLWAGIARLATASHLNEVGEAVEESVEAAGAFGIVMDYTGHGIGRSMHEDPPVFNYRVRGRGPAVKPGLVVAIEPMITDGEAETRVLDDDWTVATVDGSMASHWEHSVAVHARGIWVLTLADGGASRLVPLGVTPVAP; from the coding sequence GTGGGCGCGCTCCGCCGCACGCCGGGGATCTACAAGACCCCGGACGAGATCCGCCGCATGGTCGCGCCCGGCCTCGCGACCGCCGCGTCGCTCGACGCCGTCCGCGGGCTCATCGCCCCCGGCGTCACGACGGGCGAGCTCGACGCCGCAGCCGACGCCGCCATCCGCGCGCTCGGCGGCCACTCCAACTTCCAGCTCGTGCCGGGCTACCGCCACACGGTGTGCGTCTCGGTCAACGACGAGGTCGTGCACGGCATCCCCGGCGACCGCGTGCTGCAGCCGGGCGACATCGTCTCGGTGGACAGCGGCGCGGAGATCGACGGCTGGAACGGGGACTCGGCCATGACGGTCGTGGTGCCGGATCCCGCGCGCCCCGACGTCGTCGAGGCCCGCGAGCGGCTGTCCCGCGTCACCGAGGACTCGCTCTGGGCGGGCATCGCCCGGCTCGCGACCGCGTCGCACCTCAACGAGGTGGGCGAGGCCGTCGAGGAGAGCGTCGAGGCGGCGGGCGCCTTCGGCATCGTCATGGACTACACGGGCCACGGCATCGGCCGGAGCATGCACGAGGATCCGCCGGTGTTCAACTACCGCGTGCGCGGCAGGGGCCCCGCGGTGAAGCCCGGGCTGGTCGTCGCGATCGAGCCGATGATCACCGACGGCGAGGCGGAGACGCGCGTCCTCGACGACGACTGGACCGTCGCCACGGTCGACGGCAGCATGGCCTCCCACTGGGAGCACTCGGTCGCCGTGCACGCGCGCGGCATCTGGGTGCTCACGCTCGCCGACGGCGGGGCGTCGCGCCTCGTGCCGCTCGGCGTCACGCCCGTCGCGCCCTGA
- a CDS encoding adenylate kinase: MTRLLIVGPPGAGKGTQAKRIAGDYGIPDVSTGDIFRQNIKDRTELGQQVQALVDAGNYVPDELTNSLITARLEEEDAREGFLLDGYPRTLAQVAYLEELLEGWGQRLDAVIQLVADEEEVVARLTRRAAEQGRADDGEEEIRHRQEVYVRETSPLIDVYRERGLLLEVDGLGEVDEVAERIRAALAGRGVRPSSDAGRA; encoded by the coding sequence GTGACCCGGCTCCTGATCGTCGGCCCTCCCGGTGCGGGCAAGGGCACGCAGGCGAAGCGCATCGCGGGCGACTACGGGATCCCCGACGTCTCCACCGGCGACATCTTCCGCCAGAACATCAAGGACCGCACCGAGCTCGGCCAGCAGGTCCAGGCGCTCGTCGACGCCGGCAACTACGTGCCGGACGAGCTCACCAACAGCCTCATCACCGCGCGGCTCGAGGAGGAGGACGCCCGCGAGGGCTTCCTGCTCGACGGCTACCCGCGCACGCTGGCCCAGGTCGCGTACCTCGAGGAGCTGCTCGAAGGGTGGGGACAGCGCCTCGACGCCGTCATCCAGCTCGTCGCCGACGAGGAGGAGGTCGTGGCCCGGCTCACCCGCCGCGCTGCCGAGCAGGGCCGCGCCGACGACGGCGAGGAGGAGATCCGCCACCGCCAGGAGGTCTACGTCCGCGAGACGAGCCCCCTCATCGACGTGTACCGCGAGCGCGGCCTGCTCCTCGAGGTCGACGGGCTGGGCGAGGTCGACGAGGTCGCCGAGCGCATCCGCGCGGCCCTCGCGGGTCGCGGCGTGCGTCCCTCCTCCGACGCCGGCCGCGCGTAG
- the secY gene encoding preprotein translocase subunit SecY, which produces MLSAVVRIFRTPDLRRKIGFTLGIIALFRLGSFIPAPFVDFANVQSCLAANQGTSGLYELVNLFSGGALLKLSIFALGIMPYITASIIVQLLRVVIPHFDTLYKEGQSGQAKLTQYTRYLTIALAVLQSTTLITVARSGALFGQTNVSACTQLVTNDAWYAIMLMVITMTAGTGLIMWMGELITERGIGNGMSLLIFTSVAAAFPTSLIAIQQSRGWEVFLLVILVGLLVVAAVVYVEQSQRRIPVQYAKRMVGRRTYGGNNTYIPIKVNMAGVVPVIFASSLLYLPALVAQFNQPPVGQPPAPWVQWITDNLTTGDHPLYMAMYFLLIVGFTYFYVAITFNPEEVADNMKKYGGFIPGIRAGRPTAEYLDYVLTRITLPGSLYLGLIALLPLIALSLVGANQNFPFGGASILIVVGVGLETVKQIDSQLQQRHYEGLLK; this is translated from the coding sequence GTGTTGAGCGCCGTCGTCAGGATCTTCCGCACCCCCGATCTGCGCCGCAAGATCGGGTTCACGCTGGGCATCATCGCCCTCTTCCGCCTCGGATCCTTCATCCCGGCGCCGTTCGTCGACTTCGCCAACGTGCAGTCGTGCCTCGCGGCCAACCAGGGCACCTCGGGCCTCTACGAGCTCGTCAACCTGTTCAGCGGCGGTGCGCTGCTGAAGCTCTCCATCTTCGCGCTGGGCATCATGCCGTACATCACGGCCTCGATCATCGTCCAGCTGCTCCGCGTGGTCATCCCGCACTTCGACACCCTCTACAAGGAGGGCCAGTCCGGCCAGGCCAAGCTCACGCAGTACACGCGCTACCTCACGATCGCCCTCGCGGTCCTCCAGTCCACGACGCTCATCACGGTCGCGCGCAGCGGTGCGCTCTTCGGCCAGACCAACGTCAGCGCCTGCACGCAGCTCGTCACGAACGACGCCTGGTACGCGATCATGCTCATGGTCATCACGATGACCGCCGGCACCGGCCTCATCATGTGGATGGGCGAGCTCATCACCGAGCGCGGCATCGGCAACGGCATGTCGCTCCTCATCTTCACGTCGGTCGCGGCCGCGTTCCCGACCTCGCTCATCGCCATCCAGCAGAGCCGCGGCTGGGAGGTCTTCCTCCTGGTGATCCTCGTCGGCCTCCTCGTCGTCGCCGCCGTCGTCTACGTCGAGCAGTCGCAGCGGCGCATCCCGGTGCAGTACGCCAAGCGCATGGTCGGCCGCCGCACCTACGGCGGCAACAACACCTACATCCCGATCAAGGTGAACATGGCCGGCGTCGTGCCCGTCATCTTCGCGTCGTCGCTGCTGTACCTGCCCGCGCTCGTCGCGCAGTTCAACCAGCCGCCCGTCGGCCAGCCGCCGGCGCCGTGGGTGCAGTGGATCACCGACAACCTCACCACGGGCGACCACCCGCTCTACATGGCGATGTACTTCCTGCTCATCGTCGGCTTCACGTACTTCTACGTCGCCATCACCTTCAACCCGGAGGAGGTCGCCGACAACATGAAGAAGTACGGCGGCTTCATCCCCGGCATCCGCGCGGGACGCCCGACGGCCGAGTACCTCGACTACGTGCTCACGCGAATCACGCTGCCGGGCTCGCTGTACCTCGGGCTCATCGCGCTCCTGCCGCTCATCGCCCTGTCGCTCGTCGGCGCCAACCAGAACTTCCCGTTCGGCGGCGCGAGCATCCTGATCGTGGTCGGCGTCGGCCTCGAGACGGTGAAGCAGATCGACTCGCAGCTGCAGCAGCGGCACTACGAGGGGCTGCTCAAGTGA